A genomic segment from Micropterus dolomieu isolate WLL.071019.BEF.003 ecotype Adirondacks linkage group LG03, ASM2129224v1, whole genome shotgun sequence encodes:
- the s100a10b gene encoding protein S100-A10b, whose protein sequence is MTELETCMETLIKIFHRYADEDGDGKTLSKKELKKLVETELPTFLKSQSNPKTVDSILKDLDQNKDDKLDFEEFLPLVAGLSMACEKLYMLQAKKSKK, encoded by the exons ATGACTGAGTTGGAGACTTGCATGGAGACCCTGATTAAGATATTCCACCGCTATGCTGATGAAGACGGCGATGGAAAGACCTTAAGCAAGAAGGAACTGAAAAAGCTAGTTGAGACTGAGTTACCCACCTTCCTGAAA AGCCAGTCGAACCCCAAAACTGTGGACAGCATCCTGAAAGATTTGGACCAAAACAAAGATGATAAATTGGACTTTGAAGAATTTCTTCCCCTCGTCGCCGGCCTCTCAATGGCCTGTGAGAAGTTATACATGCTCCAGGCGAAGAAGAGCAAGAAGTGA